The Hyperolius riggenbachi isolate aHypRig1 chromosome 3, aHypRig1.pri, whole genome shotgun sequence genome window below encodes:
- the LOC137561961 gene encoding olfactory receptor 5P81-like, with amino-acid sequence MCEDNQTHVTEIRLLGFQGLNKLKPLFFIGVFLCYMLILCGNLVIITLVATVDYLKIPMFVFLKHLASIDVLLTTTVVPLMLHSILNEEETLTFVGCIIQLYLFAVFGCVQCFLIATMSYDRYLAICAPLRYASLMNPQVCFQLVTGSWVFGILLITSELIAVCQFTFCGLNFVDHFFCDFGPLVELSNSDKSSFTIQDFVLSLFMIPFPFAFIVTTYVCISFNILKIASAYGRRKAFSTCSSHLVTVGTSYGTMITVYVLPSQYNSVNINKYRSLLYIVVSPLMNPIIYSLRNQNIQKALLKLLSNIETFS; translated from the coding sequence ATGTGTGAAGACAATCAAACTCACGTTACAGAGATTCGTTTACTTGGGTTTCAAGGTCTGAACAAACTCAAACCTTTAttttttattggggtttttttaTGCTATATGTTGATACTCTGTGGCAACCTTGTTATCATAACTTTGGTGGCAACTGTTGATTATCTTAAAATTCCAATGTTTGTCTTTTTAAAACACTTGGCCTCAATCGATGTCCTTCTGACTACTACTGTCGTGCCCTTGATGCTACACAGTATATTAAATGAGGAAGAAACCCTGACTTTTGTTGGATGTATTATCCAGTTATACTTATTTGCTGTTTTTGGGTGTGTACAATGCTTTCTCATTGCAACCATGTCCTATGATCGATATCTAGCTATTTGTGCACCATTGCGTTATGCTTCCCTAATGAATCCTCAAGTGTGTTTCCAGTTAGTTACCGGATCCTGGGTCTTTGGGATCCTGTTAATAACAAGTGAACTGATTGCGGTGTGTCAATTTACCTTCTGTGGTCTTAACTTTGTAGACCATTTTTTCTGTGATTTTGGACCTCTTGTGGAATTGTCAAACTCGGACAAATCCAGTTTCACGATACAAGACTTTGTGCTTTCTTTATTTATGATACCATTCCCATTTGCTTTCATAGTCACTACCTATGTATGCATTTCTTTCAACATTCTGAAGATAGCATCTGCTTATGGACGAAGAAAGGCCTTCTCCACATGTAGCTCCCACCTGGTCACTGTTGGGACTTCCTATGGCACTATGATCACTGTTTACGTACTACCATCCCAATACAACTCagtaaacataaataaatacagatCTTTGCTCTACATTGTGGTTTCACCACTGATGAATCCAATCATCTACAGCTTGAGAAATCAGAATATCCAGAAGGCTTTGCTTAAATTGCTAAGTAATATTGAAACatttagttaa